The Triticum dicoccoides isolate Atlit2015 ecotype Zavitan unplaced genomic scaffold, WEW_v2.0 scaffold6557, whole genome shotgun sequence genomic interval GTACAGGTGCATCGCAACATCCCCATCCAGTACCCGATGCTCACCGATGCCAACTACGGCGTGTGGGCAGTGAAGATGAAGATCATTCTCCGAACCCTTCGAGTGTGGGATGCCATTACGGACGACGACGTCGACGAGGAGTGCGACGAAGGTGCCATGGCCGCCATAGCCCAGTCTGCGCCGGATTCTGTGCTGATGACATTGGCGGAGTTTGAGACGGCAAGAGAGGCGTGGAATGCACTCAAAGAGATGAGGATTGAATAAAATCGTGTCACGAAGGCTCGGGCACAAGTGCTGAAGCGCCAATT includes:
- the LOC119347375 gene encoding uncharacterized protein LOC119347375, giving the protein MRLDVHVLGTVHQSSDKESVKSGNGGSKANMNGDKVNKSGKSATSDGGTGGANVQVHRNIPIQYPMLTDANYGVWAVKMKIILRTLRVWDAITDDDVDEECDEGAMAAIAQSAPDSVLMTLAEFETAREAWNALKEMRIE